A genomic stretch from Primulina huaijiensis isolate GDHJ02 chromosome 14, ASM1229523v2, whole genome shotgun sequence includes:
- the LOC140957883 gene encoding ABC transporter A family member 2-like produces the protein MEMQTGFPLLMQQTTALLKKNYILCLRQKRITFIQLFSSIIFMALVFGITEMNKYSEKKPIMGAVHDPKPVSDLSIPPCEDMFFIKVPCYDFVWSGGGSRRIDSIVSRIMANNPGRPIPFDKVKSFQTKDEVLEWLLVNPMLTCGALHFEEKNATVISYGTVTNSNTKKIGRQVEDPTFKYQMPLQIAASREIGRSLIGDPSFSWIVGFKEYAHPAYMASTYGIEGDDSVFEFFLGIFFLAAAVLAFVFQINYVVLEKELKHRQAMTVMGLFDTAYWSSWILWNCFMTIVSSLFTALFGLILRWDLFAKNNFLIVLLLFFMFQFNLAAFGLMITNFIRKSSSPTSVGLAMFIMGIMTSVGNGTIYSDKSKVWHRVLWSLFPPNLFFGGLVILESTSEKTRISWNQLSECVYKSSEKICYPLSYYLWRLIATFFLWIILMIYLDNVFPNSAGSRKSVLYFLKASYWTGKGENKFTENVTTSNPYSVPSIDDESVIEEENSAKQQAKEGVLEPDIAVQFRALTKIYTKIAVKAHRFCCCCFCLCEKMKPFVAVEGVWMNIPKDQLFCLLGPNGAGKTTSISCLTGITSISSGDALVYGHSIRSAAGMQNIRGMMGVCSQFDTLWDVLSAVEHLKLFASIKGLPKNSHESEAKKLLEQVKLTADANVRSCSYSGGMKRRLSFAISLIGNPRLVILDEPTTGMDPIARRHIWNVIESAKQGRSIILTTHSMEEADVLSDRIGIMVKGRLRCIGNSTFLKSKFGTGFTAKVSFPKLNTAAEVVDVNLENRNAVKDYFRQHLNVVPKEEEKYFLTFVIQCEKEELLHDFFEDLEKREKIFGILNTVIGMATLEEVFLNIVEKAEMETATTRENASA, from the exons ATGGAAATGCAAACCGGATTCCCTTTGTTAATGCAACAGACCACTGCACTGTTGAAGAAAAATTACATCCTTTGTTTGAGACAGAAAAGAATCACGTTCATACAGCTTTTTTCATCCATTATTTTCATGGCTTTGGTGTTTGGAATCACCGAAATGAATAAGTACTCTGAGAAGAAGCCAATCATGGGCGCTGTTCATGATCCAAAGCCTGTTAGTGATCTCTCCATTCCACCTTGTGAAGACATGTTCTTCATTAAAGTCCCATGTTACGACTTTGTTTGGAGCGGTGGTGGAAGCCGTAGGATCGATTCTATTGTAAGTCGTATCATGGCAAACAATCCTGGTCGACCTATTCCATTTGATAAG GTGAAATCATTCCAAACCAAAGATGAAGTACTTGAATGGCTACTCGTGAATCCGATGCTTACCTGTGGAGCCTTACATTTCGAGGAAAAAAATGCCACTGTAATATCTTATGGCACTGTGACAAATTCAAATACCAAGAAAATTGGAAGGCAAGTTGAAGATCCCACATTCAAATACCAAATGCCTCTCCAAATTGCAGCGTCTCGTGAAATAGGAAGATCTTTGATAGGAG ATCCCAGTTTCAGCTGGATAGTTGGCTTCAAGGAATATGCACATCCAGCTTATATGGCATCCACATATGGCATAGAAGGAGATGATTCTGTATTTGAATTCTTTCTTGGGATCTTTTTCTTGGCAGCTGCTGTGTTGGCTTTTGTGTTTCAAATTAATTATGTCGTTCTGGAAAAAGAACTCAAACATCGCCAG GCAATGACAGTGATGGGCCTTTTTGACACTGCCTATTGGTCATCGTGGATACTTTGGAATTGTTTCATGACTATTGTTTCATCACTTTTCACGGCACTTTTTGGGCTAATTCTTCGCTGGGATCTTTTCGCGAAAAACAACTTCTTGATTGTTCTGCTTCTTTTCTTCATGTTCCAGTTCAACTTG GCTGCTTTTGGTTTAATGATCACAAATTTCATAAGGAAGTCCTCCTCACCCACTTCAGTGGGATTGGCCATGTTTATAATGGGAATTATGACTAGT GTAGGAAACGGCACCATATATTCTGATAAGTCAAAAGTGTGGCATCGAGTTCTATGGTCTTTATTCCCTCCTAATCTCTTCTTTGGAGGACTAGTGATCCTAGAGAGCACATCAGAAAAAACCAGGATCAGCTGGAATCAACTATCTGAATGTGTTTATAAAAGTAGTGAAAAGATCTGTTATCCATTG AGCTACTACTTATGGCGTCTGATTGCTACTTTCTTCTTGTGGATCATTTTAATGATCTATCTTGACAACGTTTTCCCGAATTCTGCTGGCTCAAGAAAATCGGTACTATACTTTCTGAAAGCTAGCTATTGGACTGGAAAAGGAGAAAACAAGTTCACAG AAAATGTCACAACTTCTAACCCCTATTCTGTTCCATCTATTGATGACGAGAGTGTCATTGAAGAGGAAAATTCTGCAAAACAACAGGCAAAAGAAGGAGTTCTTGAACCTGACATAGCTGTTCAGTTCCGTGCTCTAACCAAGATATATACTAAGATTGCCGTAAAAGCCCACAGATTCTGTTGTTGCTGTTTTTGCTTGTGTGAAAAGATGAAACCTTTTGTTGCTGTTGAG GGAGTGTGGATGAATATCCCCAAGGATCAGTTATTCTGTCTGTTAGGTCCCAATGGGGCTGGTAAGACAACTTCCATTTCTTGCCTTACTGGAATCACCTCCATATCCAGTGGAGATG CATTGGTGTATGGACATTCTATTCGAAGTGCTGCTGGTATGCAAAATATACGAGGAATGATGGGAGTCTGTTCACAG TTCGATACGCTCTGGGATGTACTGTCTGCTGTTGAGCACCTTAAACTGTTTGCCAGTATCAAAGGTTTGCCCAAAAATTCACACGAATCG GAAGCTAAAAAACTGCTGGAACAGGTGAAACTTACTGCTGATGCCAATGTAAGATCCTGTAGCTACAGCGGGGGAATGAAACGTCGACTTAGCTTTGCAATATCCCTGATAGGAAATCCAAGACTTGTGATTTTGGACGAACCG ACCACCGGAATGGACCCTATAGCCCGTAGACATATTTGGAATGTGATCGAATCTGCAAAACAAGGCCGTTCGATCATTCTAACAACTCATTCTATGGAAGAAGCCGATGTGTTATCTGATAGAATTGGAATCATGGTTAAAGGAAGGCTTCGTTGCATTGGAAACTCGACATTTCTGAAGTCCAAATTTGGAACGGGTTTTACTGCTAAAGTAAGCTTTCCAAAATTAAATACTGCAGCTGAAGTGGTAGATGTTAACCTGGAGAATCGAAACGCTGTAAAAGATTATTTCAGACAG catctgaatgtggTTCCAAAAGAggaggaaaaatatttcttgacTTTCGTTATCCAGTGTGAGAAAGAGGAGCTGTTACAT GATTTCTTTGAAGATCTCGAAAAACGAGAGAAAATATTTGGAATTTTGAACACAGTGATTGGcatggctacacttgaggaagttTTCCTGAATATTGTAGAGAAAGCAGAGATGGAGACCGCTACAACACGAGAAAATGCCAGTGCCTGA
- the LOC140957885 gene encoding pantothenate kinase 1 isoform X1 codes for MEGVGIQERKQTLDQVSHVALDIGVSFAIPLLVGTLIKVVYFSSSSNCSSDHQNIGSSDDGIHAFSGNLNYHLSGRLHFLKFETSKICECVQFISSKLLHHYGDRDDEKQANHKTRIKATGGGAFKFAELFKDKLGIILDKVDEMSSLVAGANFLLKAVHHEAFTYMDGQKEYVQIDQEDLYPYLLVNIGSGVSMIKVESDSKFERVSGTSVGGGTFWGLGKLLTKCKSFDELLELSHQGNNRVIDMLVGDIYGGMDYSKIGLTSTAIASSFGKATSKNKELEDYRAEDVARSLLRMISNNIGQIAYLNALRFGLKRIFFGGFFIRGHAYTMDTISVAVHYWSKGEAKALFLCHEGFLGALGSFLSFKGNGFAEVMYESTEQNSSSQNNLVCTGDRIKSSADNCVKHYGCIECKMEKQTENLHFL; via the exons ATGGAGGGTGTTGGGATCCAAGAGAGAAAGCAGACTTTGGATCAAGTTTCGCATGTTGCCCTTGATATTGGAG TAAGCTTCGCCATACCTCTTTTGGTAGGTACTCTCATTAAGGTGGTGTACTTCTCAAGCAGCAGTAATTGTTCCAGTGATCATCAAAATATTGGGTCTTCAGATGACGGAATACATGCATTCAGTGGCAACTTAAATTACCATCTAAGTGGGAGGCttcattttttgaaatttgaaactaGCAAGATATGTGAATGCGTGCAATTTATTTCGTCCAAGCTCCTTCACCACTACG GTGATCGGGATGATGAGAAACAGGCCAATCACAAAACTAGGATCAAG GCTACCGGTGGTGGGGCATTCAAGTTTGCTGAATTATTCAAAGATAAGCTTGGTATTATTTTGGATAAGGTTGATGAGATGAGTTCTCTTGTTGCTGGAGCTAATTTTCTACTCAAG GCAGTACATCATGAAGCCTTTACATATATGGATGGTCAAAAGGAGTATGTACAAATTGATCAAGAAGATTTGTATCCTTATCTTCTTGTTAATATTGGGTCTGGGGTAAGCATGATCAAG GTAGAAAGTGACAGCAAGTTTGAGCGAGTCAGTGGAACAAGTGTTGGTGGTGGTACATTTTGGGGCTTGGGAAAACTTTTGACCAAGTGCAAAAG TTTCGATGAATTGTTAGAATTGAGTCACCAGGGAAACAACAGAGTGATAGACATGCTTGTTGGAGACATATATGGTGGAATGGATTACTCGAAG ATTGGCCTTACATCAACAGCCATTGCTTCTAGCTTTGGTAAAGCAACATCCAAGAACAAAGAGCTGGAAGATTATAGAGCTGAAGATGTAGCAAGGTCCCTCTTAAGAATGATCTCAAATAATATCGGACAG ATAGCTTACTTGAATGCTTTACGCTTCGGACTCAAACGGATATTTTTTGGAGGATTTTTCATTCGAGGTCATGCATACACAATGGACACTATTTCTGTCGCGGTTCATTACTG GTCAAAAGGTGAAGCAAAAGCTTTATTTTTGTGTCACGAAGGGTTTCTTGGGGCTTTGGGATCATTTTTGAGCTTCAAAGGGAATGGTTTTGCAGAAGTTATGTATGAATCAACGGAACAAAACTCATCGTCCCAGAATAATTTGGTCTGCACCGGAGATCGGATCAAAAGCTCAGCAGATAATTGTGTGAAACATTATGGATGTATAGAATGTAAAATGGAAAAACAAACTGAAAATTTGCATTTTCTGTGA
- the LOC140957885 gene encoding pantothenate kinase 1 isoform X2, with the protein MEGVGIQERKQTLDQVSHVALDIGGTLIKVVYFSSSSNCSSDHQNIGSSDDGIHAFSGNLNYHLSGRLHFLKFETSKICECVQFISSKLLHHYGDRDDEKQANHKTRIKATGGGAFKFAELFKDKLGIILDKVDEMSSLVAGANFLLKAVHHEAFTYMDGQKEYVQIDQEDLYPYLLVNIGSGVSMIKVESDSKFERVSGTSVGGGTFWGLGKLLTKCKSFDELLELSHQGNNRVIDMLVGDIYGGMDYSKIGLTSTAIASSFGKATSKNKELEDYRAEDVARSLLRMISNNIGQIAYLNALRFGLKRIFFGGFFIRGHAYTMDTISVAVHYWSKGEAKALFLCHEGFLGALGSFLSFKGNGFAEVMYESTEQNSSSQNNLVCTGDRIKSSADNCVKHYGCIECKMEKQTENLHFL; encoded by the exons ATGGAGGGTGTTGGGATCCAAGAGAGAAAGCAGACTTTGGATCAAGTTTCGCATGTTGCCCTTGATATTGGAG GTACTCTCATTAAGGTGGTGTACTTCTCAAGCAGCAGTAATTGTTCCAGTGATCATCAAAATATTGGGTCTTCAGATGACGGAATACATGCATTCAGTGGCAACTTAAATTACCATCTAAGTGGGAGGCttcattttttgaaatttgaaactaGCAAGATATGTGAATGCGTGCAATTTATTTCGTCCAAGCTCCTTCACCACTACG GTGATCGGGATGATGAGAAACAGGCCAATCACAAAACTAGGATCAAG GCTACCGGTGGTGGGGCATTCAAGTTTGCTGAATTATTCAAAGATAAGCTTGGTATTATTTTGGATAAGGTTGATGAGATGAGTTCTCTTGTTGCTGGAGCTAATTTTCTACTCAAG GCAGTACATCATGAAGCCTTTACATATATGGATGGTCAAAAGGAGTATGTACAAATTGATCAAGAAGATTTGTATCCTTATCTTCTTGTTAATATTGGGTCTGGGGTAAGCATGATCAAG GTAGAAAGTGACAGCAAGTTTGAGCGAGTCAGTGGAACAAGTGTTGGTGGTGGTACATTTTGGGGCTTGGGAAAACTTTTGACCAAGTGCAAAAG TTTCGATGAATTGTTAGAATTGAGTCACCAGGGAAACAACAGAGTGATAGACATGCTTGTTGGAGACATATATGGTGGAATGGATTACTCGAAG ATTGGCCTTACATCAACAGCCATTGCTTCTAGCTTTGGTAAAGCAACATCCAAGAACAAAGAGCTGGAAGATTATAGAGCTGAAGATGTAGCAAGGTCCCTCTTAAGAATGATCTCAAATAATATCGGACAG ATAGCTTACTTGAATGCTTTACGCTTCGGACTCAAACGGATATTTTTTGGAGGATTTTTCATTCGAGGTCATGCATACACAATGGACACTATTTCTGTCGCGGTTCATTACTG GTCAAAAGGTGAAGCAAAAGCTTTATTTTTGTGTCACGAAGGGTTTCTTGGGGCTTTGGGATCATTTTTGAGCTTCAAAGGGAATGGTTTTGCAGAAGTTATGTATGAATCAACGGAACAAAACTCATCGTCCCAGAATAATTTGGTCTGCACCGGAGATCGGATCAAAAGCTCAGCAGATAATTGTGTGAAACATTATGGATGTATAGAATGTAAAATGGAAAAACAAACTGAAAATTTGCATTTTCTGTGA
- the LOC140957885 gene encoding pantothenate kinase 1 isoform X3: protein MEGVGIQERKQTLDQVSHVALDIGGDRDDEKQANHKTRIKATGGGAFKFAELFKDKLGIILDKVDEMSSLVAGANFLLKAVHHEAFTYMDGQKEYVQIDQEDLYPYLLVNIGSGVSMIKVESDSKFERVSGTSVGGGTFWGLGKLLTKCKSFDELLELSHQGNNRVIDMLVGDIYGGMDYSKIGLTSTAIASSFGKATSKNKELEDYRAEDVARSLLRMISNNIGQIAYLNALRFGLKRIFFGGFFIRGHAYTMDTISVAVHYWSKGEAKALFLCHEGFLGALGSFLSFKGNGFAEVMYESTEQNSSSQNNLVCTGDRIKSSADNCVKHYGCIECKMEKQTENLHFL from the exons ATGGAGGGTGTTGGGATCCAAGAGAGAAAGCAGACTTTGGATCAAGTTTCGCATGTTGCCCTTGATATTGGAG GTGATCGGGATGATGAGAAACAGGCCAATCACAAAACTAGGATCAAG GCTACCGGTGGTGGGGCATTCAAGTTTGCTGAATTATTCAAAGATAAGCTTGGTATTATTTTGGATAAGGTTGATGAGATGAGTTCTCTTGTTGCTGGAGCTAATTTTCTACTCAAG GCAGTACATCATGAAGCCTTTACATATATGGATGGTCAAAAGGAGTATGTACAAATTGATCAAGAAGATTTGTATCCTTATCTTCTTGTTAATATTGGGTCTGGGGTAAGCATGATCAAG GTAGAAAGTGACAGCAAGTTTGAGCGAGTCAGTGGAACAAGTGTTGGTGGTGGTACATTTTGGGGCTTGGGAAAACTTTTGACCAAGTGCAAAAG TTTCGATGAATTGTTAGAATTGAGTCACCAGGGAAACAACAGAGTGATAGACATGCTTGTTGGAGACATATATGGTGGAATGGATTACTCGAAG ATTGGCCTTACATCAACAGCCATTGCTTCTAGCTTTGGTAAAGCAACATCCAAGAACAAAGAGCTGGAAGATTATAGAGCTGAAGATGTAGCAAGGTCCCTCTTAAGAATGATCTCAAATAATATCGGACAG ATAGCTTACTTGAATGCTTTACGCTTCGGACTCAAACGGATATTTTTTGGAGGATTTTTCATTCGAGGTCATGCATACACAATGGACACTATTTCTGTCGCGGTTCATTACTG GTCAAAAGGTGAAGCAAAAGCTTTATTTTTGTGTCACGAAGGGTTTCTTGGGGCTTTGGGATCATTTTTGAGCTTCAAAGGGAATGGTTTTGCAGAAGTTATGTATGAATCAACGGAACAAAACTCATCGTCCCAGAATAATTTGGTCTGCACCGGAGATCGGATCAAAAGCTCAGCAGATAATTGTGTGAAACATTATGGATGTATAGAATGTAAAATGGAAAAACAAACTGAAAATTTGCATTTTCTGTGA
- the LOC140957885 gene encoding pantothenate kinase 1 isoform X4 — translation MLPLILEVIGMMRNRPITKLGSSIFLKATGGGAFKFAELFKDKLGIILDKVDEMSSLVAGANFLLKAVHHEAFTYMDGQKEYVQIDQEDLYPYLLVNIGSGVSMIKVESDSKFERVSGTSVGGGTFWGLGKLLTKCKSFDELLELSHQGNNRVIDMLVGDIYGGMDYSKIGLTSTAIASSFGKATSKNKELEDYRAEDVARSLLRMISNNIGQIAYLNALRFGLKRIFFGGFFIRGHAYTMDTISVAVHYWSKGEAKALFLCHEGFLGALGSFLSFKGNGFAEVMYESTEQNSSSQNNLVCTGDRIKSSADNCVKHYGCIECKMEKQTENLHFL, via the exons ATGTTGCCCTTGATATTGGAG GTGATCGGGATGATGAGAAACAGGCCAATCACAAAACTAGGATCAAG CATCTTCTTGAAGGCTACCGGTGGTGGGGCATTCAAGTTTGCTGAATTATTCAAAGATAAGCTTGGTATTATTTTGGATAAGGTTGATGAGATGAGTTCTCTTGTTGCTGGAGCTAATTTTCTACTCAAG GCAGTACATCATGAAGCCTTTACATATATGGATGGTCAAAAGGAGTATGTACAAATTGATCAAGAAGATTTGTATCCTTATCTTCTTGTTAATATTGGGTCTGGGGTAAGCATGATCAAG GTAGAAAGTGACAGCAAGTTTGAGCGAGTCAGTGGAACAAGTGTTGGTGGTGGTACATTTTGGGGCTTGGGAAAACTTTTGACCAAGTGCAAAAG TTTCGATGAATTGTTAGAATTGAGTCACCAGGGAAACAACAGAGTGATAGACATGCTTGTTGGAGACATATATGGTGGAATGGATTACTCGAAG ATTGGCCTTACATCAACAGCCATTGCTTCTAGCTTTGGTAAAGCAACATCCAAGAACAAAGAGCTGGAAGATTATAGAGCTGAAGATGTAGCAAGGTCCCTCTTAAGAATGATCTCAAATAATATCGGACAG ATAGCTTACTTGAATGCTTTACGCTTCGGACTCAAACGGATATTTTTTGGAGGATTTTTCATTCGAGGTCATGCATACACAATGGACACTATTTCTGTCGCGGTTCATTACTG GTCAAAAGGTGAAGCAAAAGCTTTATTTTTGTGTCACGAAGGGTTTCTTGGGGCTTTGGGATCATTTTTGAGCTTCAAAGGGAATGGTTTTGCAGAAGTTATGTATGAATCAACGGAACAAAACTCATCGTCCCAGAATAATTTGGTCTGCACCGGAGATCGGATCAAAAGCTCAGCAGATAATTGTGTGAAACATTATGGATGTATAGAATGTAAAATGGAAAAACAAACTGAAAATTTGCATTTTCTGTGA
- the LOC140957455 gene encoding ADP-ribosylation factor-like: MGLSFTKLFSRLFAKKEMRILMVGLDAAGKATILYKLKLGEIVTTIPTIGFNVETVEYKNISFTVWDVGGQDKVEPSLYSL, encoded by the exons ATGGGGCTGTCTTTCACTAAGCTTTTTAGCCGACTTTTTGCCAAGAAGGAGATGCGCATTCTGATGGTTGGTCTTGATGCTGCTGGTAAGGCCACCATCCTATACAAACTCAAGCTCGGAGAGATTGTAACTACTATTCCTACAATTG GTTTCAATGTGGAGACTGTTGAGTACAAGAACATAAGCTTCACTGTCTGGGATGTTGGTGGTCAGGATAAGGTGGAACCTTCGTTATACTCATTATGA